The following are from one region of the Schistocerca cancellata isolate TAMUIC-IGC-003103 chromosome 11, iqSchCanc2.1, whole genome shotgun sequence genome:
- the LOC126108616 gene encoding zinc finger protein 99-like isoform X5 produces the protein MKSTHEFGTNTEDMSVDKNCTVAMRYNYSMREKELHVYSCNFCQQRFPSKYRFIKHVFMHIDGMQPPLYVCKWCGDVFDSNVRLKKHLRMSENNHVLTTGNHEKYGYSDEHQSSIFSDSEPEVSVTEHKLNSYKKSWKAVNRSASDIGNTHMTSDTEETNHFGTLSTTVNVCSQGDRLTANRTHKCDICGKSFAGAGKLKKHGLLHTGKKPHKCDICGKSFAFPCDVKKHILLHTGKKPHKCEICDKSFAQSGYLKKHALVHTGKKPHKCVTCGKSFAFPSDVKKHILLHTGKKPHKCEICGKSFVWTSSLKAHKLIHTGKKPHKCEICGKSFAFSNHLKKHVLLHTGNKPHKCGICGKSFGFSSNLRKHVLLHTGKKPHKCVICDKSFAQSGYLKKHALVHTGKKPHKCVTCGKSFAFSNDLKKHMLLHTGKKPHKCEICDKSFAQSSYLKKHLLIHTGKKPLKCDICNRSFTQLGTLKTHALLHIRKKLQVSVSSCK, from the coding sequence ATGAAGTCAACACACGAGTTTGGTACCAATACAGAAGATATGAGTGTTGATAAGAACTGCACAGTTGCCATGCGATATAACTATAGTATGAGGGAAAAGGAATTACATGTATATAGCTGTAATTTCTGCCAACAGAGGTTTCCTTCAAAATACAGATTCATAAAGCATGTGTTTATGCACATTGATGGCATGCAACCACCTTTgtatgtttgtaagtggtgtggTGACGTATTTGACAGTAATGTTCGTTTGAAAAAACATTTGAGAATGAGTGAGAATAATCATGTCTTAACTACTGGCAACCATGAAAAATATGGCTATAGTGATGAGCATCAAAGCAGTATCTTCTCGGATAGTGAGCCAGAAGTTTCTGTCACAGAACACAAGCTGAATtcatacaagaaatcatggaaaGCTGTAAACAGGTCTGCTAGTGACATAGGTAACACACATATGACAAGTGATACAGAGGAAACAAATCATTTTGGAACTTTATCTACAACTGTTAATGTCTGTTCCCAGGGTGATCGACTTACTGCAAACAGAACCCACAAATGTGACATTTGTGGCAAATCTTTTGCTGGGGCAGGCAAACTCAAGAAACATGGATtacttcacactggaaagaaacctcacaaatgcgaTATTTGTGGAAAATCTTTTGCTTTCCCATGCGATGTCAAGAAACACATATTACTTCACACTGGAaaaaaacctcacaaatgtgagatttgtgacaAATCGTTTGCCCAGTCAGGTTATCTCAAGAAACACGCATTAGTTCACACTgggaagaaacctcacaaatgtgtgacttgtgggaaatcttttgctttCCCAAGCGATGTCAAGAAACATATATTACTTCACACTGGAAAAAAACCTcataaatgtgagatttgtgggaaatcttttgtcTGGACAAGCAGTCTCAAGGCACACAAATTAATTCATACAGGAAAGAAAccccacaaatgtgagatttgtgggaaatcttttgctttCTCAAACCACCTCAAGAAACATGTATTACTTCACACTGGAAATAAACCTCATAAATGTggaatttgtgggaaatcttttggtTTCTCAAGCAATCTCAGGAAACATGTATTACTTCACACTGGAAAAAAACCGCACAAATGTGTGATTTGTGACAAATCGTTTGCCCAGTCAGGTTATCTCAAGAAACATGCATTagttcacactggaaagaaacctcacaaatgtgtgacttgtgggaaatcttttgctttCTCAAACGATCTCAAGAAACATATGTTACTTCACACTGGAaaaaaacctcacaaatgtgagatttgtgacaAATCGTTTGCCCAGTCAAGTTatctcaagaaacatttattaattcacactggaaagaaacctctcAAATGTGATATTTGTAACAGAAGTTTCACTCAATTGGGTACTCTCAAGACACATGCATTACTTCACATCAGAAAGAAACTACAAGTAAGTGTTAGTTCATGTAAATAG